The nucleotide window TGTTAAACGCCAAAACCCTCAAACGCGGAAATGGCGAACTCGTACAGTGGATATATTCCTGCTTCAGGATATTTCCGAGCTAGATTTGAAGGTGACTTACAAATGGACCCTGGATACCAAGACTGATCGGACGGTAGAGCAGGCAACCGAAATTACGCGTGCGAAAGTTTTCAAGAAGGCAGTACTGGCCACGGAAGAGGCGCGGATGGCGAAAATCGGCAAGCAGGTGTGCCGCAATGTGGCCGAAATGCTGGCGCATTCTGACTGCCAACGCATTCCTGGCCTTTCACCAATGCGCTTTACCGTGCGTGCAAAGGCGTCACATGGGGAAACGCGTAAATATCAGTACCAAGGGAAAGCTTTGACGCTTGCTACATATCTGAAGAAAAGAAAAAATTCCCCAGTTTCTAGGCGTTCGGACGAGATTGTGGCGAAGGCTGTACGGCTATATGTAAAGTGTTCGTGAGTTTTTGGTGCCAGGGACGCCAGCGTGTTGGCCTGAGCGACAGTGCACGTCAGTCCCTGTGGCGAATTTTCTCTGTGTAGTTTGTCGGTCTGGTGCGGCATTGGTGGATACACGTTGTGTATCCATCTGGTAGCATGTCCCCATGCCACTGAAAGATTCCGGAATGCGCATTCGGGTCGAGAAAGACCTACGCGAAGCGTTCATTCGTGCCTGCCGCAGCCAAGACCGGGCTGCCGCTGATGTGCTGCGCGACTTCATGCGCGCCTTCACGGGGCAGCAGGCGCAAGGCCAAGCGGACTTGTTCATCGCATCCAAGAGCAAGCCACAATGAACATGCAAACCGAACAAGAGTTGCTGAGCCTGTGTATCGCCCTCATCGGAGAGCACAGTGGCCTGTCTGCGACCGAGCGCAAGCTCGCAAAAATGGCATCGGCATCGCTGCTCAAATCGCAGTCCGTCAAGGCGATCCGCCAAGCTATCGCGCGCGGCGCCGATCCATTGGGCGATGCATTCTCGTTGATCCGCTCCGCCGCCGAACGGCGTGCCGCCGGTGCGGTCTACACACCAGCGCCGATCGTCCAATCCATGATGCGCTGGTTGACTAACCAAGGCACTCCGGCCCGCATTGTTGATCCTGGGGCGGGTTCTGGACGGTTCATCTTGGCTGCAGGCGAAGCCTTCCCTGACGCACAGCTCGTGGCCGTTGAGATGGATCCGCTGGCCGCGTTGATGCTGCGCGCGAACCTGAGCGCACGTGGCTGGACCGAGCGGGCAACCGTGCTGGTCAAAGACTACCGTGAAATCAAGCTGCCCCGCTGTGCTGGCATGACAGCCTTCATCGGCAATCCTCCTTACGTGCGCCATCACGATATCCCCGAGGGATGGAAAGCTTGGTATGCCTCCCATTTCGCAGGGTTCGGTATCAAGGCCAGCGCTTTGGCAGGTCTGCATCTGCATTTCTTCCTGCAAACGCGCCTGCTCGCCAAGATGGGCGACGTGGGTGCCTTCATCACTTCCTCCGAATGGATGGATGTGAACTATGGTTCGGCGCTGCGTCGGCTGCTGCTCACTGAATTGGGGGGAGTTGCCCTGCACGTGCTGGAACCAACGGTAGAGGCTTTCCCTGGCACGGCGACGACGGCTGCGATCACCGGTTTTCGTGTTGGGGAGACGACTGAGCCAGTGCGCGTGCGATCCGTCAATGAACTCAAGCAACTGAACGGATTGACCAAGGGCACCGACGTTCCACGCGAGCGCCTGCACGCTGCGCCGCGCTGGTCGATCATCGTCCGCCCATCCGAGGCAGCCATGGCCGATGGCATCGAACTGGGTGAATTGTTCCGCGTACATCGCGGTCAAGTCACGGGCGCGAACGGCATCTGGATCGCGGGCGAGCATGCGGAGAGCCTTCCAGATCGCGTCAAGCTGCCTGCCGTCACTAAGGCCAAGGACTTGATCCAGGCGGGTGCGCATCTGCACTCTGCCGAACTCCTGCGCCGCGTGATCGACCTACCGGCTGAACTGGACGACTTCACCCAGGATGAGCGCCGGCGCATCAGCGCATTTCTTGCCTGGGCCAAGCTCAACGGTGCGGACCAGAGCTATATCGCGCAGCACCGCAAAGCGTGGTGGTCGGTCGGCCTCAAGGCGCCAGCACCGATCCTCTGTACCTATATGGCTCGCCGACCGCCTCAGTTCACACTCAACGCATGCGATGCGCGGCACATCAATATCGCGCACGGCCTCTACCCTCGGCAACCATTGGCTGATAACGTCATGGCCCGCCTCGTGGCATGGCTCAACACGAACATCAACACAGCGAACGGCAGAACCTATGCCGGTGGCTTGACCAAATTCGAGCCCAAGGAAATTGAACGCCTACGCATCCCTCGCCTGGAAACTCTCCCTGCATGACCAGTACACCGCCCCGTTGGACAACTGAGCAACTGGCCGAGGACGCCGCCACTGCCGCCGCACACTTTCGGGCCGAGCGCTTGGCTATTTCCGATTCCTGGGAAACGCATTACAAGCAAGCCCGTGGCAAGTTTGATCTGCTCTTCAAAAAGCTCAATGACCTCAATCAGGGAGCCATCACAGACGACAACCTTGCCGAGGCATATGGGCAGGGGCTCGGTGAAGCGCTTAGGTACTTGGCCGGTCCACCGATCTCCGATGACGATCTGCAAGTCATTGCCGATGTTGATTCGATCGCCCCAGGGGTCCTGAAGAAGAACCCCGAAGCGCTGCGCAAGGTCTTCGAGGTCATCGAACGCGTGATTGACCCGCAGCGGTTCCCGTGGATGAAGACCGGAAAGCCTCCGACGACACAACAGCGTGAAGCTGCATTGCTGGCCTCGTCCGTGCTCCTGGCCGCGCAGCGCATCGCAACCGAGCGACGCAATGAAGGGAAGGACAACCAGGAAACGAAGGTGAAGGACTACCTTCGCGATCTGGGCTTCACCGAGGCTCCAGCCGAGAAGATTCACACAATCGTCAGGGGGCCGCAGGCCATGCAGTTTTGCGCCGAATGCCAGCTCGGGGAGCGCAAGGCTGATGTCGTGGTGCGCTTGCATGACACGCGCCTATTGGCGATCGAGTGCAAGGTTTCGAACAGTGCTACCAATAGCGTCAAGCGGCTGAACAACGATGCGGCTGTTAAGGCCGAATACTGGATCAAGCAGTTTGGCGCAGCACAGGTGGTCCCTGCCGCTGTGCTGGCGGGCGTTTTCAAAGTGTTGAACTTGGAGCAGGCACAGGTGCGAGGGCTTTCGTTGTTCTGGTCACATGACCTTAAAAAGCTTGGTGCGTTCATCGCTTCAACGAAGTGAGCCGAAAGGGGGTGTGCTGCCAGGACACGTAACTTTCGTCGCGGATGCTTGGGAGGCTGTTCTAGGCTGGTTGCGGTCTTTTGGTCGATGCTCGGTGAGCGACCGCTTGCCGCCCTTCCTGCCCACAGGTTGCTTGGAATGGATGCCTAAAACATGCCTTTGAGAGGTTAGCTTACGCTGATGCGCGCCGCGGAAATGACAGTACGCACGCAATTCAAGGCGGGCTTCCGCCACGCCAAGCCCGGGGCGACGGGTACTCTCCGCGCTGCTCCTGCACCATCCTCACCGCGCGCTCATGCACCTCAGGCGAGAACTTGTTTGTCTTCTTCATGGCTCAATCCTCTCAGAGTGTTGAGCTTCCGCAAAAACCGGGGCGATTCACGACTGTGATGAACGCATGACTTCGCATGGAAGAGGGAGGGAGGCGTTGCCGAAGTCTTCGACCGCTGCCATTGACTTCAGAGCGCTTTGGCGATAACCCGTAGAGGTCCCCTTAATAGTCCTATGACAGGATATTGAGCGGTTACTATAAAGTCCGCGCCAATTGAGGCGACGGCGAGAACAACGATGACAGTTAAGAGAGCAGCAGCTGCATTTACGCCTGAGGCCCGCATCAAGCGACACCTTCGGCAGCACTTGGCAGACCTTGGTTTCACTAAGGACGAGAGTGGTGCGCTCACCCTGCCCGATGACTCCAAGGACACCGTTCGCGCTTTGCATCGCAAGCAGCGAGAGGACAAGGCTTCAAAAAATTCGTCCTTTGTCGCGCGATTCCTGCCGAGCCTGCGACAGTACTTCGCTTCGGGCGCAGACTTAGAACCCGAAAAAATCCGGCCGAAGCTGCAGTTGGTCACGGGAGATGGATTGGAGGCTCGTCTCTTCAGGCTTGCCGCTCTTACTTGGTCCGTTCCCGTGTCCGCTGGCTTTGGCCGCCGAATGCGATATCTCGTCTGGGACGAAAACAACGGAAAACTGATTGGCATTTTCGCTATCGGCGACCCCGTCTACAACATGGGCGTCCGGGATGACCACATCGGTTGGACCGTCAAGGACCGTGAGAAACGGCTAGTCAATCTCATGGACGCGTACGTGCTTGGCGCCGTCCCACCGTACAACATGTTGCTCGGAGGAAAGCTTGTGGCTTGCCTCATCCGAACACGCGATGTGTATGACGACTTCCGCGCGCGGTATGGTGGAACAGAGGGCATCATCTCTGGCGCGGCGAAGAACGCACGGCTGGTCGCCGTTACCACCTCTTCTTCAATGGGGAGGTCGGCCGTCTACAACCGGTTGAAGCTTGGCGAGACCTCGTACTTCAGTTCGATTGGATACACCGGCGGATGGGGGCATTTCCACATCCCTGACGACCTGTTTGAGGAGATGCGGAGCTACCTTCGAGGAATCGACCATGGATATGCGGATATGCATACCTTTGGCGAGGGGCCGAACTGGCGGCTGCGAACGGTACGCGCGGCACTCAACGCATTGGGATTCAAGGAAGACATCCTGAAGCACGGCATTCACCGCGAAGTATTCCTTTGTGAGACCGTAGGCAACAGCTTTGACATGTTGAAGGGAGCGGCGAAACGCCCAAAACTCGATGGCCTTCTTTCGGTGAACCAAGTCGGAGAGCTCGCTGTCCAGAGATGGATGATTGGCCGAGCTGGGCGTCGGCCTGAATACAGGGCGTGGAGCAATACCAGTCTCGGCGACCTCATACACCAAGGGTCAGTCACCGCCGCGGTTGAAGTGGGCGTGAGCAAAACAGAGAGCGCCTAGCGCCAGGCCGTCGCATGAAGTCCACGTTCTTGGAAGGTCTGCAAGCGAAGCTTGAGCGCCATTTTGAGCGGCTTGCGTCGGAGCGGCGGGACGTTGGGCTTCCTCTATTCGCACTCGAGCACGGCCTCGACAAGGAGCAGGTTTCAGAGCTCGGGGTCGGCCTACGTCGGCATATCGCGTTTGGGAATCGGCTTAATCCCATCTGGCTCGTTTGTGTGGTCTATGCGACAGAGATGGGCTACAACTTCGACGGCGAGGAATACTGGCAGTCCTTTGAGCGCCGGACGCCGCAATGGAAGCAAGAAATTGGTCGTCGAAACCTGTTGCGCAGCTTCTTTGAGAGATTTGGAGCCAAATTTGGAGGGGTATCTCCTTCGGGTCCTTGGGCTCGGCAGTTCTCCATCATCGCTTGGCCGATTACGCACGCTGTGCTACCAAAAGACCTCCAATCGCAGATGGCGCGAACTCTGTTCGAGTCACGGCATGAAATTGCAGAAGCTGCAGACCGTTCGGCATCTGTTCTAGGAGCACTGGTGGCGCGCTGCGCCGAGTGGCCGTCCTCTCGGTTCCGGAACTTCCTCGAGCAAGAAGAGTTGACGGGCCATATCGCTAGGGCTCTGCTCTTTCCAGATGACGATGACTTGGATGCGGTACTGACGACGAAGACGCAAGCTCGCATCATTGCTGACCTTGAAGCGTCTTGGGAGGCAAAGTCCTGGCTGAGGGAGGCCAGGAAGGTCGCAGGTGAAGTACGCATTCGCCTGATGTTTCGGCGAGCGGCCGACGTCTTGAAAGGGCGCAGACCGGACGGTCTAGACCCACGGGAGTCTGCAGAGGTTGCCTGCGTGACGCCCAAGGTGCTCTTGAGAAATCAGGCCGGCAAGTGGCAGGCGTTCGTGGAAATTCCGACATTCTCTGGATGGGCCCGGTCAAATCAACGTATTGACGGATTTGTCCGCCGCTCGCGATGCAAGGTCGCCGGAGGGGAGGACATTTGGCGGAGCAAGCGTTGGTTGCTTTTCGGCGCGCAACAGTGCCGAGTCCTTGAGTGGCCGAATGCTGGAGCCTCCTGGCTTAGATTTGAAGAGTGGGAGGAAGGGACGGTCCACGCAATTGATGATGTGTGTCGAGTCCAACCCAAGCCTTGGCTCTTCAAAGTTGATGACGACGGATGCGCCTTTCAAGCAAAGTGGAAGAGCGTCCGGCCCGGTTCAAAGTACCTTGTCATCCATTCGTCGATGTATGAGGAATGTGAGCATCTGTCCCCAGTTCCAATGGATGTCAAAGGAGGGTTCGGATACCTCCTAAGTGTTCCGGCCCAAGCCACCGATTCCTCGAGCAAATGCCTCAGTCTGTTAGGGCTTTCAACTGCAAGAATGCTAAAGGTCTGGCCGGCCGGGCTACCTCCACTTGGCTTTGGCCGTGACGACCTCCTCGAATGGGCTGAACAACATCCGCTCACGCTCGGCATCGAGCACGACGAGACATGCGAGTCGTTCACGTTGCAATTGGACGGCAAGAGCTCGGCATTCATAACCGGGGGACGCAAGGTCTCGTTCGTTGGGCTCGGAAAGCTCGCAGTCGGCGTTCATCAGGTCACCGTCGCGGCGTCATATAGAGCACCACAGGCAAAGGCCCATGTACGGACCCAAACGAGCCAGCGAGGGTTCTCTATCGTCGTCCGCCCCCCCGTCTCCGGCACAAGCAGTCGTGTCCATGCGCCCGTCTTGGTTGTGGCAACGGACCCCCATGAGCCTAGTCTGGATTCAATAATGTCAGGTGCTGCTGCGTGCACCGTTCATGGGCCACGCGGGATGGCGGTCGATTTTCATTTGAAGCTACAAAGCGGCTCTGGTGATGCCATCCACAGTGAGTTTCTCGGAACGTTGACGCTGCCGGTGAATCAGTCGGACTGGGGTCAATTGGTTAAGCGTCGCGACCATACTGACGTAGTCAATGAGGTCTATTTCAAGGCAAACGCTGGACTGCTGGTTGTGGATGCGCATGCCCTCGGCAAAGCTAGCATCGCCCTCAAGCACACTATGTCACCCGTCCGTTGGCACGTTTCTCGGGTATCGAAGCGAGTCCGGCTGAGCGTCGTTGATGATACGGACCACTCCCACCCTGTCCATGCGTATCGCGCCTGCTTTCAGCGACCTTCGTGCAGAAGCGACTCGTGGGATGGAGTGCACGAGCTCGATGTTGAAGGTGATGGCGGCCTCTATGTCGTATCGGTAAATGGCCACCGAAGCTCGGTTGTAGTCAATGCCCCGCCCGCCAAACTATCCTGGGACGACTGGACGCACAGTGCTCCAAAGCTGTCGGCCCACCTTACCTGCGCCCAAGAAGTTGGCGAGCTTCTCTGCTGGATTCGAGACTGGACGGACGCTAGGCTTGTTGGACCGCTTGCTGAGCACCGCCGAAACTCGGTTTTACGGGAGATGCACCGCCAACTCGTCGCCTCAATGTGCGATGTAGCGTGGTCACGGCTAGAACTGAATTTCCTGGACTCGAGCGGTTCAACCGAGGCGCAAGAGTCGCTTGAAGCATCTGTATGGCGTGGACACAACCCTTCCTTCGCCATCGGCATTGGGCGGAACGCGCGGTCCATCATCACGGATTCATTGGACGAGACCTGCGAGAAGTTTTTGCAACATGTAGGTCCATACTCAATTTGCAGCGACCAGCGCCTTTGCAAGTTAGCGCTCCGGATGGCCGTGGCCCCTCATCGATTTGCGGACTGGGCGGGCAGCGGGGCGTGCGCGCAGATTGACGAATTGGTCAATCAGAAGACCTTGCTCAAGGCTGCCCGCCTTCTAGCTTTGCTTAACGGTCCGCGTCGCCTGCTCGCTGCTCGGAACTGGTGAACAAATGACCATGACCTTGCTGACTGCAGACGCGGTTGTCGCGGAGGCGAGAAAGGGACTCGGCCTCCCGGCCGTCGCCGCAAGCGTCGCGGTAGACGACACCTTGCTTGCTCAGGTACTTCGGGCGGTAGCGTGGTCGCATTGTCCTTGTCAGCCCTTCATCCTTATGAGAGAGGCTGAGCGCCATTTGAACGGGCTAGTTCCGCCTGCGACGGATTTGGCAGACAGACTTTCCGCAGTCCTCGAGGCACTCATCGCGACTGGAGACCTTGTCGAACCGGGTCAGGTCACGCAGGCTGAATTCTTCTCACGTGGAGTCCTGTTCCCTGCGCCTCCATCGTTCGCGATGCTCTCTCAGGATGTAGCCCAACTTTTCGGGCTCGCGAATGAGGGGGGTTGGGGCGGCCTTCCTGACCTACATGGCCGCGTCGGCTATGACGGGGCATCGCAGCGCATCGTGGCAAAGCCTGGGGAAGAGCTTGCTGCCAAGCTACGCGCAGCGGGGCTGCGCGAGTTGTCAGTCAAGGCATGGCTGAAGGAGCCGCCAGCCGTCTCCGCCGCTGACCTGCTTTCTGCGGCGTTGGCGAAGATGAAGCTGGCCGAGCCTGGAGATGCCATCGGCGCTGACATGGAGGTCTTCGTGGCGGGCGGCGGCATCTATTCGAAGTGTTGGGTGCGGCCGTCGTGCCAGTCGGGCAACTTCATCGCGAAGCGGGCAAAGGCCTTTGGCGCTGCACAATGGATGTTAGTCTCACTTGACGCCGGGCGGCCCCTGCGCCTTGCGCACCTGCCATCGCCGGGAAGTTCATTGCGTGCGTGCGACGAAGCTTGGCGCCTTCAACTCGCCAAGGACGCGGTTGACGGAAGGCCACAGGCGTTCCGCCTGACCTTGCTGGGCAAAGTCGCCCACTTCGATTTGACGTTCCCAATTCCGCAGTGGGCGCATCGCCGCATGCTGGCGTTCGGCCGGCAAGTACCAAGTCGAAAGTGCATCTGCAGTTACGACATTTCAGAGGGCCTGGTGGCCGAAGCCTCGAGCTTTCTGGAGCGGCAGCTCTGGATGAAAAAGACAACGAGTTGAGGGAGAGCGCATTGAGTTCAACGATTCACGAGACCATCGAGCAGCTTCACGTATCGCTCAAGGATTACATTGAAGCCACGTATCACATCGCGGACCCGAAGCTCATCAGCCAACGGCGAAGTCTCCTCGACTTGCCCGGCGTAATCCACCAGGTTCCCTACCTTGAATCGACACCCAAGTACCGCTCGGGGCGAAAGTTTCGTGAAATCAAGGGTCTTTCTGCGGGTGCAAGAGAAGCGTTCGAGCTGTTGTCTACTGCTAGCGAGGGCCAACCAAAGGTAATTCACGACCCTGCATACACGCATCAGGTCAAGTCAATTGCTTCGACTCTGGTCGAAGGCAGAAATCTCGTCATCATGACGGGCACGGGCTCTGGCAAGACGGAGTCTTTCTTGCTCCCAATTCTGGGCAAGCTCGCGCGTGAAGCCGCTGAACGACCGAAGGTTTTTGGGGAACAGCATGCGATGCGGGCGCTCGTCCTGTATCCCATGAATGCACTGGTCAATGACCAACTTGGTCGCATGCGGGCAATGTTCGGCGACCCTCGTCTTGCGCACCTGTTCGCCAAATGGTCGGGAAGACCGGCAAGATTCGCTCGATACACGAGTCGCACTCCCTATGCTGGTGTCCGTTCGCGGAAGAAGGACCAGATCCGGCTGAAGTCATTTGAAGAGTTCTATGTGGACCTCGAGCGAGCGACGAAGAATGCCGATGATCCAAAGCACGAGTTGGCTGTTGGACTGAAAAACGAGCTTAAGTCCCGGGGGAAGTGGCCGGCTAAGCCGGATTTGGTGGATTGGTTCGGAGCAAAGAATTCTCTTTGGGAAGACAAGGACAAGAAGCCACTGAGGGCAGTGACCAAGCCTTTTGACGTTGAGCTTGTCACAAGGCATGAGGTGCAGTCCGCTCCGCCAGACCTGCTTGTGACGAACTATTCGATGCTTGAGTACATGCTCATGCGGCCAATCGAACGGGCGGTGTTCGACAAGACCGCAGAGTGGCTGAAGCGGAATCCGAATGAGACCTTCCTGGTTGTTCTGGATGAGGCGCATCTGTATCGGGGCGCACCTGGGGCAGAGGTTGGTCTTCTACTCCGTCGCCTACGGGCACGGCTTGGGATTGGCGTTGAGCGACTGCAGGTCATTTGCGCGACCGCAAGCTTTGACGATAAGAACTACGCTCCCTCGTTCGGGGCGCAGCTCTCCGGCGCACCGTCGGACTCCTTCGTGCCGATAACTGGAGACCTTGCGA belongs to Acidovorax sp. YS12 and includes:
- a CDS encoding DUF4338 domain-containing protein, which translates into the protein MTVKRAAAAFTPEARIKRHLRQHLADLGFTKDESGALTLPDDSKDTVRALHRKQREDKASKNSSFVARFLPSLRQYFASGADLEPEKIRPKLQLVTGDGLEARLFRLAALTWSVPVSAGFGRRMRYLVWDENNGKLIGIFAIGDPVYNMGVRDDHIGWTVKDREKRLVNLMDAYVLGAVPPYNMLLGGKLVACLIRTRDVYDDFRARYGGTEGIISGAAKNARLVAVTTSSSMGRSAVYNRLKLGETSYFSSIGYTGGWGHFHIPDDLFEEMRSYLRGIDHGYADMHTFGEGPNWRLRTVRAALNALGFKEDILKHGIHREVFLCETVGNSFDMLKGAAKRPKLDGLLSVNQVGELAVQRWMIGRAGRRPEYRAWSNTSLGDLIHQGSVTAAVEVGVSKTESA
- a CDS encoding plasmid-related protein, with protein sequence MPLKDSGMRIRVEKDLREAFIRACRSQDRAAADVLRDFMRAFTGQQAQGQADLFIASKSKPQ
- a CDS encoding N-6 DNA methylase: MNMQTEQELLSLCIALIGEHSGLSATERKLAKMASASLLKSQSVKAIRQAIARGADPLGDAFSLIRSAAERRAAGAVYTPAPIVQSMMRWLTNQGTPARIVDPGAGSGRFILAAGEAFPDAQLVAVEMDPLAALMLRANLSARGWTERATVLVKDYREIKLPRCAGMTAFIGNPPYVRHHDIPEGWKAWYASHFAGFGIKASALAGLHLHFFLQTRLLAKMGDVGAFITSSEWMDVNYGSALRRLLLTELGGVALHVLEPTVEAFPGTATTAAITGFRVGETTEPVRVRSVNELKQLNGLTKGTDVPRERLHAAPRWSIIVRPSEAAMADGIELGELFRVHRGQVTGANGIWIAGEHAESLPDRVKLPAVTKAKDLIQAGAHLHSAELLRRVIDLPAELDDFTQDERRRISAFLAWAKLNGADQSYIAQHRKAWWSVGLKAPAPILCTYMARRPPQFTLNACDARHINIAHGLYPRQPLADNVMARLVAWLNTNINTANGRTYAGGLTKFEPKEIERLRIPRLETLPA
- a CDS encoding XamI family restriction endonuclease; the encoded protein is MTSTPPRWTTEQLAEDAATAAAHFRAERLAISDSWETHYKQARGKFDLLFKKLNDLNQGAITDDNLAEAYGQGLGEALRYLAGPPISDDDLQVIADVDSIAPGVLKKNPEALRKVFEVIERVIDPQRFPWMKTGKPPTTQQREAALLASSVLLAAQRIATERRNEGKDNQETKVKDYLRDLGFTEAPAEKIHTIVRGPQAMQFCAECQLGERKADVVVRLHDTRLLAIECKVSNSATNSVKRLNNDAAVKAEYWIKQFGAAQVVPAAVLAGVFKVLNLEQAQVRGLSLFWSHDLKKLGAFIASTK